A region of Methanomicrobium sp. W14 DNA encodes the following proteins:
- a CDS encoding DUF2551 domain-containing protein has translation MRSAADLKKEIEKRLRNYLSRDKNGIRRTLLNIFVKTKSMTIAETHAKLKEKFNVSYQSVASMVGTIASKIGIFHVIKSKDNDQNCYRLKDQYADLVARIVKTT, from the coding sequence ATGAGATCAGCGGCAGATCTAAAAAAAGAGATAGAAAAACGTCTCCGTAATTATCTATCCAGAGATAAGAACGGCATTCGCCGGACGCTGCTGAATATTTTTGTAAAAACGAAATCAATGACCATTGCGGAGACGCACGCAAAGCTTAAGGAAAAATTTAACGTAAGTTACCAGTCCGTGGCTTCGATGGTGGGGACGATAGCTTCAAAAATTGGAATTTTTCACGTTATAAAGTCAAAAGACAATGATCAGAACTGCTACAGGCTGAAAGACCAGTACGCAGATCTGGTGGCGCGTATCGTCAAAACAACCTGA
- a CDS encoding protein translocase subunit SecF: MGKYTYDINRYKPRQMVALPVGLLIVSIIFLAFNTVTTGMPVEPGIDFAGGVAVTLFTSDSPEDVLTYFSDYPLKSIGESINNGYYIVFDYLDDDSFKDLTEHVLEKYPDAKVDQIGETFGKTLQTQALWAIFIAFILMAVVVFFAFRNFVPSVAVVLSAFSDIVITASIMDVLGITLSLGTTAALLMLIGYSVDSDILLTTRLLKRQGKLDDKMSGAFRTGVIMTTTTITAVAAMFIVTAIGQVTIIRDMSAVLLIGLFVDLMNTWMLNAGLLKHYILKSKGVKHVR, from the coding sequence ATGGGTAAATATACCTATGACATAAACAGGTACAAACCCAGGCAGATGGTTGCTCTGCCTGTCGGTCTTCTTATTGTATCCATAATCTTTCTGGCATTTAATACTGTAACTACCGGAATGCCGGTGGAGCCAGGAATAGATTTTGCGGGGGGAGTTGCAGTGACTCTTTTTACAAGCGACTCCCCGGAGGATGTCTTGACTTATTTTAGTGATTATCCTCTGAAAAGTATAGGAGAAAGCATCAACAACGGGTATTACATCGTCTTTGACTATCTTGACGACGACTCATTTAAGGACCTTACTGAGCATGTCCTTGAAAAATATCCTGATGCAAAAGTGGATCAAATAGGTGAAACATTTGGAAAAACCCTTCAGACACAGGCATTGTGGGCCATATTTATAGCTTTTATTCTGATGGCTGTTGTAGTTTTTTTTGCCTTCAGAAACTTCGTTCCGTCGGTTGCTGTTGTCCTTTCGGCATTTTCAGATATTGTGATAACGGCATCTATCATGGATGTCCTGGGAATCACACTGTCTCTTGGAACAACCGCCGCACTTCTGATGCTTATAGGATATTCAGTAGACAGTGATATCCTGCTTACAACAAGGCTTCTTAAAAGGCAGGGCAAACTTGACGACAAAATGTCAGGTGCATTCCGCACCGGGGTTATTATGACAACAACAACAATAACCGCTGTTGCGGCGATGTTCATTGTAACAGCCATAGGTCAGGTTACTATTATACGGGATATGTCTGCTGTTTTACTGATAGGTCTTTTTGTTGATCTTATGAATACATGGATGCTTAATGCAGGGCTTTTAAAGCATTATATTCTCAAATCAAAGGGTGTTAAACATGTCAGATGA
- a CDS encoding preprotein translocase subunit SecD — MSDEESTFKKIFKDWRVMVMMALIIFSLLSIYVIPPAFDKGIEGNLQLGLDLQGGSWIQISFQSEVARFSSDNMSASEVAEALSNEIGADVIVVSNDQVEIRKYYTEEELRQIFNDIGVKMVSYEQGVSKDTAEDIKRILEDKVNNLGTQDAKINTLSGINDVTSYIRVELAGTDINTAQDLVSSQGKFEIRIITEGNKTEHVLYGDSVTSVSTPSQSPAGSQNWGVGFTLDEVGAEAFREAAIKYGAVDDPKNHNLVMLLDGNVVYSAPLSDTLANKLMSGTVRDLSASTGTGEDALEEAQLLEIHLRAGALPVDVSIAGSGSVPAELGEYFKIVCIVAAILALIAVGITIYFRYREPSIVLPMMLTNVSEIIILLGIARYIQQLDLASIAGLIAVIGTGIDQLVVITDEVLHEGKVPSPNVYLKRFKRALGIITVSACTTIFAMLPLAMMDLSTLKGFAIITILGVLVGVIITRPAYGKIIMAILSKKPSK, encoded by the coding sequence ATGTCAGATGAGGAGAGCACATTCAAAAAAATCTTCAAAGACTGGCGTGTCATGGTAATGATGGCACTGATAATATTCTCTTTGCTGAGCATATACGTTATACCTCCGGCATTTGACAAAGGCATAGAGGGCAACCTTCAGCTTGGACTCGACCTCCAGGGAGGGTCATGGATTCAGATATCATTCCAGTCAGAAGTCGCTAGATTCTCTTCAGATAATATGTCAGCTTCGGAAGTTGCCGAAGCACTCTCAAACGAGATTGGTGCAGACGTAATTGTTGTCAGCAATGATCAGGTCGAGATAAGGAAATATTATACTGAAGAAGAATTAAGACAGATATTCAATGATATCGGGGTCAAAATGGTATCCTACGAACAGGGTGTATCAAAGGATACGGCTGAAGATATCAAGCGCATTCTGGAAGACAAAGTAAACAACCTTGGAACACAGGACGCAAAGATAAACACTCTGAGCGGTATCAATGACGTAACCAGTTATATACGCGTTGAACTCGCGGGAACAGATATAAACACCGCACAGGATCTTGTCAGTTCACAGGGTAAATTCGAGATCAGGATCATAACTGAAGGAAACAAAACTGAACATGTCCTTTACGGAGACTCAGTAACAAGCGTATCCACACCAAGCCAGAGTCCTGCGGGAAGCCAGAACTGGGGAGTAGGATTCACACTTGACGAGGTTGGAGCTGAAGCGTTCAGGGAAGCTGCAATAAAATACGGTGCTGTAGACGATCCCAAAAACCATAATCTTGTAATGCTTCTTGACGGAAACGTCGTTTATTCCGCACCTCTTTCGGATACTCTTGCAAACAAACTGATGTCAGGGACTGTCCGTGACCTCAGCGCATCAACAGGTACAGGTGAAGACGCACTCGAAGAAGCCCAACTCCTGGAAATTCACCTGCGCGCAGGGGCTCTTCCTGTGGACGTATCGATTGCAGGTTCTGGCTCTGTTCCTGCCGAACTTGGAGAGTACTTTAAGATTGTATGTATCGTTGCCGCGATACTGGCACTGATAGCTGTCGGAATTACGATTTATTTCCGTTACAGGGAACCTTCAATTGTACTTCCGATGATGCTGACAAATGTATCAGAAATAATAATCCTTCTTGGAATTGCAAGATATATTCAGCAGCTTGATCTTGCAAGTATAGCAGGTCTTATTGCAGTTATAGGAACAGGAATCGATCAGCTGGTAGTAATAACGGATGAAGTTCTTCATGAAGGAAAGGTACCATCACCTAACGTCTATCTGAAAAGATTCAAACGTGCACTGGGTATCATAACGGTTTCAGCGTGTACCACGATATTTGCTATGCTGCCTCTTGCAATGATGGACCTCTCGACACTGAAAGGATTTGCAATAATTACAATCCTTGGTGTTCTCGTGGGGGTTATTATAACAAGACCGGCATATGGAAAGATCATAATGGCTATACTGTCCAAAAAACCGTCAAAATGA
- the trxA gene encoding thioredoxin, with amino-acid sequence MSKPVLMDFFAEWCGPCKMQTPIIEQLKDMMGDSVEIKKIDVDSNMQLAMKYGIQVVPTIIIEKDGKIEHRLEGVTPADTLQALLNPLL; translated from the coding sequence ATGTCAAAACCAGTATTAATGGACTTTTTCGCAGAATGGTGCGGGCCATGCAAAATGCAGACACCGATTATTGAACAGCTGAAAGATATGATGGGAGACTCGGTCGAGATCAAAAAAATAGATGTCGACTCAAATATGCAGCTTGCAATGAAATACGGGATTCAGGTTGTTCCGACTATAATAATTGAAAAGGACGGAAAAATCGAACACAGGCTTGAAGGTGTAACTCCTGCCGATACATTGCAGGCACTGCTTAATCCTCTCTTATAG
- a CDS encoding aldolase, whose protein sequence is MQNNEFEKIGKRLLQERLLGGNFGNMSIRSETGFYITKSGSFMDEPGDLKYVSMDKIPEEGASSEWRVHFDIYNKTNKKAIIHAHPVFSVAASFCYHEIIPEDSEGKMLCPVIPVVTGEPGTDDLAWNISEALKKSSVAIAKGHGTFAAGKDLTEAYLLTSIAEYCCKIIYLRGGLGGLSP, encoded by the coding sequence ATGCAGAATAATGAATTTGAAAAAATCGGGAAAAGACTCCTGCAGGAACGCCTTCTGGGCGGAAATTTTGGGAATATGAGTATCAGATCAGAAACCGGATTTTATATCACGAAATCAGGCTCATTTATGGACGAACCCGGAGATCTTAAATACGTATCAATGGACAAGATTCCCGAAGAAGGAGCCTCCAGCGAGTGGCGCGTTCATTTTGATATCTACAACAAAACCAACAAAAAGGCTATAATTCATGCACACCCTGTTTTTTCTGTGGCGGCGTCTTTTTGCTATCATGAAATAATCCCTGAAGACAGTGAAGGAAAAATGCTATGCCCTGTAATACCTGTAGTCACTGGAGAACCGGGAACTGATGATCTTGCATGGAATATATCAGAAGCGCTAAAAAAATCATCTGTTGCAATTGCAAAAGGCCATGGAACATTTGCAGCCGGAAAAGATCTCACCGAAGCGTACCTTCTGACATCCATTGCGGAGTACTGCTGCAAAATTATTTATTTAAGGGGAGGTTTGGGAGGTTTAAGTCCCTGA
- the aglJ gene encoding S-layer glycoprotein N-glycosyltransferase AglJ, with protein MDVIKDEVCIFIPTLNEAPTIGNLISSFRDMGYEHILVVDGNSTDDTVKIARSEGANVIIQKGKGKGLAIIEALSYIDRPYVLMLDGDGTYLPEEAEKMLSPLFDGYEHVIGNRLDSYDPGSLSRFNHFGNEVINYLFKVAHGQYLSDILSGYRAFNLESLKGMNLREKGFEIETEISVEAVRNRQKITVVPVSYKPRPGTPTKLHPVRDGAKIISALWRLARVSNPIFYFGVIGIFVSLAGICLGIYVTYDWFKDITHTELAIVTVLLVILGFQIFMFGVIGDMIVSFNRELRLEIQGLKPPKPPLK; from the coding sequence ATGGATGTTATAAAGGATGAAGTATGCATCTTCATCCCGACACTTAATGAAGCCCCGACAATAGGAAATCTCATAAGTTCTTTCAGGGACATGGGGTATGAACATATACTCGTAGTGGATGGCAACAGTACCGACGATACAGTTAAAATAGCCCGGTCCGAAGGTGCAAATGTAATAATTCAGAAGGGGAAAGGAAAGGGTCTGGCAATAATTGAAGCTCTTTCTTATATTGACAGGCCGTATGTTCTCATGCTTGACGGTGACGGGACTTATCTGCCTGAAGAAGCGGAAAAAATGCTCAGTCCGCTTTTTGACGGGTATGAACATGTTATAGGTAACCGCCTTGACTCTTATGATCCGGGATCCTTAAGCAGGTTCAATCATTTTGGCAATGAAGTAATTAATTATCTTTTTAAAGTGGCCCACGGTCAGTACCTCAGTGATATCCTCTCAGGCTACAGGGCATTTAATCTTGAATCCCTTAAAGGTATGAATCTTCGTGAGAAAGGCTTTGAGATTGAAACGGAGATATCTGTTGAAGCTGTAAGGAACCGCCAGAAGATAACGGTTGTTCCTGTAAGCTATAAACCCAGACCGGGTACTCCTACAAAGCTTCACCCGGTAAGAGACGGGGCAAAAATAATATCTGCATTGTGGAGACTTGCAAGGGTCAGCAATCCAATTTTTTATTTTGGAGTCATAGGAATTTTTGTATCCCTTGCAGGGATATGTCTTGGAATTTATGTAACTTATGACTGGTTTAAAGACATCACACACACTGAGCTTGCCATTGTCACTGTCCTTTTGGTAATTTTGGGATTTCAGATTTTTATGTTTGGCGTTATTGGCGACATGATTGTTTCCTTTAACAGGGAGTTAAGGCTTGAAATTCAGGGACTTAAACCTCCCAAACCTCCCCTTAAATAA
- a CDS encoding DUF99 family protein — translation MQTAKSGIRVLGIAESFVRGAKKSVFAGVVMRKDLITDGVSLSTATIGGYDATQAVTKIYRTLKRKDIHCIFLSGCIVSWFNVINIEEVRKATDIPVICVTYEDSEGIEDKIKHYFPEDDRRIQEYKRVGGRFSARLKTGYDVFLRTSGISVEEAEWLCNEFVKDGRVPEPLKVARLTARAALKFITGEGYSI, via the coding sequence ATGCAGACTGCAAAATCCGGAATAAGAGTATTAGGTATAGCAGAAAGCTTTGTAAGGGGCGCAAAAAAATCCGTTTTTGCCGGAGTGGTTATGAGAAAGGACCTCATAACTGACGGTGTATCCTTATCCACTGCAACCATAGGAGGATACGATGCTACCCAGGCAGTCACCAAAATATACAGAACCCTCAAAAGGAAAGATATCCACTGTATTTTTCTCTCAGGATGCATTGTATCATGGTTTAATGTAATCAACATCGAGGAGGTAAGAAAGGCTACAGATATACCTGTTATATGCGTTACATATGAAGATTCTGAAGGTATCGAAGATAAAATAAAGCATTATTTTCCAGAAGATGACAGAAGGATTCAGGAATACAAAAGAGTTGGAGGAAGATTTTCAGCCAGGCTAAAAACAGGTTATGATGTCTTTCTGCGCACTTCAGGAATATCTGTTGAGGAAGCTGAATGGCTGTGCAACGAATTTGTAAAAGACGGAAGAGTGCCTGAACCTCTGAAAGTTGCAAGACTTACCGCAAGAGCTGCTTTAAAATTCATAACAGGCGAAGGTTACTCTATTTAA
- a CDS encoding archaellin/type IV pilin N-terminal domain-containing protein has product MLSFNYERESGISPVVAVILIVAITVILAVLVYLFCMNIHIPGYTPSDEVPTIFEIRKISSDPPKYESKIILINSGMKPYDNSLLEAEIYSNGNLLGCVINTMHGHDFIPTRHFFVKTMWGLGCSDFYWNPGEKTGLDLTDGLIKPGDRIKVEILTKPDDKVISTDTYDFN; this is encoded by the coding sequence TTGTTGTCCTTTAATTACGAAAGAGAATCCGGAATTTCACCGGTTGTTGCAGTTATTCTTATTGTGGCTATAACAGTAATTCTTGCTGTTCTGGTATATCTCTTTTGTATGAATATTCATATACCTGGATATACGCCTTCTGATGAGGTTCCCACGATATTTGAGATAAGAAAAATCTCAAGCGATCCACCCAAGTACGAGAGTAAAATAATTCTTATCAACAGCGGGATGAAACCATACGACAACTCACTTCTTGAAGCAGAGATTTACTCTAATGGTAATCTTTTAGGGTGCGTAATTAATACAATGCACGGGCATGATTTTATACCGACAAGACATTTTTTCGTCAAAACCATGTGGGGCCTAGGGTGCAGCGATTTTTACTGGAATCCGGGAGAGAAAACAGGGCTGGACCTGACCGACGGGCTGATAAAACCAGGTGACAGAATAAAAGTTGAGATCCTTACCAAGCCGGACGATAAGGTTATATCAACGGATACTTATGATTTCAACTGA
- a CDS encoding Lrp/AsnC family transcriptional regulator produces the protein MSEIEEEAFRLIQSKPEGVLQSELWKLLNIDSRKCSRIVKKLIDSDQVERIEYKSDGVKTYLLKAKRRAIEPELLLAGGELLPCIGCEEECSVEECPHLMDWMYQLAIDEFSEKNPD, from the coding sequence ATGTCAGAAATTGAAGAGGAAGCATTCAGGCTTATCCAGTCTAAACCGGAAGGAGTACTTCAGAGTGAACTATGGAAACTTCTGAATATAGACAGCAGGAAATGTTCGAGAATTGTAAAGAAGCTGATTGATTCCGATCAGGTTGAGAGAATTGAATACAAGTCGGACGGTGTGAAGACATATCTTCTAAAAGCGAAGAGAAGGGCAATTGAACCTGAACTTCTCCTTGCGGGCGGAGAACTTCTTCCATGCATAGGATGCGAGGAGGAATGCAGTGTTGAAGAATGTCCGCACCTTATGGACTGGATGTATCAGCTTGCAATTGATGAATTTTCAGAAAAGAATCCTGATTAA
- a CDS encoding LSM domain-containing protein, translating to MVNSIVLPIKKVSALVDSKIVVEIKDESKKLQGKLVAVDEHLNIQMDQATEYFNGERGRNLGTVVIRGSNILTIAPLI from the coding sequence ATGGTTAACAGCATTGTTCTTCCAATTAAAAAAGTGTCAGCTCTTGTTGATTCCAAAATTGTTGTAGAAATAAAGGATGAGAGCAAAAAACTTCAGGGAAAGCTTGTTGCAGTTGACGAGCATTTAAACATTCAGATGGATCAGGCTACAGAATATTTTAACGGTGAAAGGGGCAGAAATCTTGGAACCGTAGTTATCCGCGGGAGCAATATTCTGACCATCGCTCCTTTAATCTGA
- a CDS encoding class 1 fructose-bisphosphatase, with amino-acid sequence MTTLNEYLDSAGCSSELKELIGLISMQAVPIREAFINNQSYSGTENTSGDRQAALDVWSDEHITDALMRSGLVSEIASEEKPDIVRNPKAGTGFAVVMDPLDGSSLIQVNLCVGTIVGIYDNSNALSMGRDLKAAMYMLYGPMTVLTVSVGKGVYIFALKSGVYTLLDGPVKMPEGNLYGSGALKKDWTEKHSEFISAIEKDGGKLRYSGSFVADFHQILKYGGVYCYPATKDKPEGKLRLVYEANPIGFIAEQAGGLISDGKNDLLDIVPQKPDHKTPIYVGSRGIIKDLERIMK; translated from the coding sequence ATGACAACTTTAAATGAATACCTTGATTCTGCCGGTTGCAGCAGTGAGTTAAAGGAACTGATAGGTCTTATTTCGATGCAGGCCGTACCAATCCGGGAAGCTTTCATAAATAACCAGTCATATTCAGGTACTGAGAATACATCCGGTGACAGGCAGGCTGCACTTGACGTATGGTCGGACGAGCATATAACAGATGCTTTAATGAGATCAGGTCTTGTCAGTGAGATTGCATCGGAGGAAAAGCCTGATATCGTCAGAAATCCAAAAGCCGGAACAGGTTTTGCAGTCGTTATGGATCCTCTTGACGGGTCGTCGCTGATTCAGGTGAATCTCTGTGTAGGAACGATTGTAGGAATTTATGATAACAGCAATGCTCTGAGCATGGGCAGAGACCTGAAAGCGGCCATGTACATGCTTTACGGGCCTATGACTGTTCTTACAGTATCAGTCGGAAAAGGAGTTTATATTTTCGCGCTGAAATCAGGAGTATATACGCTTCTTGACGGCCCTGTTAAAATGCCGGAAGGAAATCTTTACGGAAGCGGGGCATTAAAGAAGGACTGGACTGAAAAACACAGTGAGTTTATCTCTGCGATTGAAAAAGACGGCGGCAAATTAAGGTATTCCGGTTCATTTGTGGCTGACTTTCACCAGATTCTTAAATATGGCGGAGTCTATTGTTACCCTGCAACAAAAGATAAGCCTGAGGGTAAGTTAAGACTTGTCTATGAAGCCAACCCCATAGGTTTTATAGCAGAACAGGCCGGGGGCTTAATTTCTGACGGGAAAAACGACCTTCTGGATATAGTTCCGCAAAAACCTGATCACAAAACACCAATTTATGTGGGAAGCAGGGGGATAATAAAAGATCTTGAAAGAATAATGAAATAA
- a CDS encoding ferritin, whose translation MALKPSIEKALNDQIRWEFYSSYLYLSMSSWYESRSLRGFANWEYVQAQEERDHAIKIYQYVISRGGRVKLQPVEAPPFEWKSPLEAFEMALEHEQKVTSLINELVNLAIKEKDHATNNMLQWFVDEQIEEESDAGQIVEQLKMIEKDGGGSGLLYMLDKELATRVYTPLTATTPPASQ comes from the coding sequence ATGGCTCTTAAACCAAGTATTGAAAAAGCTTTGAATGATCAGATTCGCTGGGAGTTTTATTCCTCGTATCTGTATCTCTCAATGTCTTCGTGGTATGAGTCCCGGAGTCTTCGCGGATTTGCCAACTGGGAGTATGTTCAGGCCCAGGAAGAAAGGGACCATGCAATAAAGATCTACCAGTATGTCATTTCAAGAGGAGGAAGGGTGAAACTGCAACCTGTCGAGGCACCGCCCTTTGAGTGGAAATCTCCGCTTGAAGCGTTTGAAATGGCTCTGGAGCATGAACAGAAAGTAACCTCACTGATAAATGAGCTTGTCAATCTGGCAATAAAGGAAAAGGACCACGCGACAAACAATATGTTGCAGTGGTTTGTTGATGAACAGATAGAAGAAGAGAGTGATGCGGGCCAGATTGTAGAACAGCTCAAAATGATTGAAAAGGATGGCGGGGGCTCAGGTCTTTTATATATGCTGGACAAGGAACTTGCAACAAGAGTTTATACGCCTCTTACTGCAACAACTCCTCCTGCATCCCAGTAA